A part of Corvus cornix cornix isolate S_Up_H32 chromosome Z, ASM73873v5, whole genome shotgun sequence genomic DNA contains:
- the MTMR12 gene encoding myotubularin-related protein 12 — protein MRLGVAALPRDRSFRCLPAWDERWEAPPPAGAMLGGGARAAKPSFVSYISPEEIHIKEPIEKEVNPRLLPGELLLCEASTVYKYIQEDGSNRGTYGKLVCTNFKISFLDDDSASDDNEPQFKNKIVGENDITLQCVDQIYGVYDEKKKLLTGQLRKYPEKLIIYCKDLRVFNFCLRYTKEEEVKRIVSGIVHHSQTPKLLKRLFLFSYASAAPNNADGKNQTVMFETLQDWRDELERTKGNVKYKAVTTNEGYRVSEKLPLYFVVPICISEESILKYEGRGIPIWCWSCHNGAALLKMSAFPKEQDDSTSQTQKAFLDGICKTISKPPYELLKMDDLSSSLPSLQDIQTAYTRFKQLFLIDNSTDFWATDVKWFSLLESTNWLEIIRRVLKKAIEVAECLEIQHTNVLLIEESATDLCCVISSLVQVMMDSYSRTKSGFQSLIQKEWVIGGHGFLDRCNHLHKSEKEEAPVFLLLLNCVWQLVQQYPPAFEFTETYLTVLSDSLYVPIFSTFFFNSQHQRDTNKSGESLKTQGGPFRFLTVWDWSVQFDRKAQAFLNNPLYAEKPKPDKSQRKTARFKHQRQLSLPLTQAKPSTKRGFFREETDHLIKNILGKRIGKFINSSDEPPNNLREFYDSWHSKPVDYHGLLLPRIDGPEIKVWAQRYLRWIPEAQLHGGGTIATAAKILDLMEEVQSLQVKMDEEHSQAVSGDVHSTPMLRNSARLSSLFPFALLQRQSVKPALPTSTWKDLEDEDDLVKRDDEFVDLSGDML, from the exons ATGCGGCTCGGCGTCGCCGCGCTGCCGCGGGATCGCTCCTTCCGCTGCCTCCCCGCTTGGGACGAGCGCTGGGAAGCGCCGCCGCCGGCCGGGGCCATGTTGGGCGGCGGGGCCAGGGCGGCCAAGCCGTCCTTCGTGTCCTACATCAGCCCGGag GAAATACACATAAAGGAACCCATAGAAAAGGAAGTAAATCCTCGCTTATTACCAG GTGAACTGCTGCTTTGTGAAGCCAGCACTGTGTACAAGTATATACAAGAGGATGGATCAAATCGTGGCACTTACGGGAAACTCGTGTGCACAAACTTCAAGATTTCTTTCCTTGATGATGATTCTGCTTCAGATGATAAT GAGCCACAATTTAAGAATAAGATTGTAGGAGAAAATGACATAACTCTGCAATGTGTAGATCAAATATATGGAG TTTATGATGAGAAGAAGAAGCTTCTAACAGGACAGCTGAGAAAATACCCAGAGAAGTTAATTATATACTGTAAAGACCTTAGAGTATTTAACTTCTGCCTGAGATACacaaaagaagaggaagtgAAAAGA ATCGTCAGTGGTATAGTTCATCATAGCCAGACTCCTAAGCTGCTTAAACgtttgtttctgttctcttaTGCATCAGCTGCTCCAAACAATGCAG ATGGGAAAAACCAAACTGTGATGTTTGAGACACTCCAGGACTGGCGTGATGAGTTGGAGCGGACCAAAGGGAATGTGAAATACAAAGCAGTGACCACCAATGAAGGCTACAGAGTCTCTGAGAA GCTGCCGTTGTATTTTGTTGTTCCCATATGCATTTCTGAAGAAAGTATCTTGAAGTACGAAGGCAGAGGCATTCCT ATTTGGTGTTGGTCTTGCCATAATGGTGCTGCTCTCCTCAAAATGTCTGCGTTTCCCAAAGAACAAGATGACAGCACTTCACAAACGCAAAAAGCCTTCTTGGATGG AATCTGTAAGACAATTAGCAAACCTCCCTATGAGCTCCTGAAGATGGATGACTTGTCAAGCAGCCTTCCATCTCTGCAAGATATCCAGACTGCATACACAAGATTTAAACAGCTGTTTTTGATAG ATAACAGTACAGACTTCTGGGCAACTGATGTGAAATGGTTTTCATTACTGGAGAGCACAAACTGGCTAGAAATAATCAG GAGAGTCTTGAAGAAAGCAATAGAAGTTGCTGAGTGTCTGGAAATACAGCATACAAATGTTCTCCTCATAG AAGAGAGTGCTACTGATCTGTGCTGTGTAATCTCGAGTCTGGTTCAAGTGATGATGGATTCATACAGCAGAACAAAGTCAGGGTTTCAGAGCCTTATTCAGAAGGAGTGGGTGATTGGAGGACATGGCTTTTTGGATCGCTGTAACCACTTacacaaaagtgaaaaagaggag gctcctgtttttctgctcctgctAAATTGTGTTTGGCAGCTGGTACAACAGTATCCTCCAGCATTCGAGTTCACAGAAACTTACTTAACTGTCTTATCAGACAGCCTCTATGTGCCTATTTTTAGCACTTTCTTCTTCAACTCTCAACATCAAAGAGACACTAATAAG AGTGGGGAAAGCCTCAAGACACAAGGTGGTCCTTTCAGATTCCTTACTGTGTGGGACTGGTCTGTGCAGTTTGACCGCAAGGCCCAGGCTTTTCTGAACAACCCTCTTTATGCAgagaaaccaaaaccagataAAAGTCAACGGAAGACTGCGCGATTCAAA CATCAACGGCAACTTTCATTGCCACTGACACAGGCAAAGCCTTCCACAAAGAGAGGATTTTTCAGGGAGGAAACAgatcatttaattaaaaacattctgGGTAAAAGAATTGGCAAGTTCATAAATTCTTCAGATGAGCCCCCTAATAACTTAAGGGAGTTTTATGATAGCTGGCATAGCAAACCTGTTGACTACCATGGTCTTCTGTTACCACGCATCGATGGCCCCGAAATCAAAGTCTGGGCACAGCGTTACCTACGATGGATTCCTGAGGCCCAGCTTCACGGAGGTGGAACAATAGCTACAGCTGCCAAGATTCTGGACTTGATGGAGGAAGTGCAAAGCCTGCAGGTGAAAATGGATGAAGAGCACAGTCAGGCTGTGTCTGGAGATGTACATTCTACTCCCATGCTGAGAAATTCTGCCCGTTTGTCATCCTTGTTTCCATTTGCTTTACTTCAGAGACAGTCTGTCAAACCAGCTTTACCCACTAGCACCTGGAAAGACTTGGAAGATGAAGATGACTTGGTCAAGAGGGATGATGAATTTGTTGATCTAAGTGGGGATATGTTATAA